A portion of the Musa acuminata AAA Group cultivar baxijiao chromosome BXJ1-1, Cavendish_Baxijiao_AAA, whole genome shotgun sequence genome contains these proteins:
- the LOC135619555 gene encoding uncharacterized protein LOC135619555 isoform X1 — protein MFCLSLIEHNLPLPPHLLNRPLLDAIKEELERLFLDKVLSNLGLCISIYDIRAIEGGFVFPGDGSSTYKVVFRLIMFRPYVGEILCGKLKASDANGLHLSLGFFDDIKVPVHLLPHKSRMGDDGIWIWEHECGDLPMDLDEEVHFRVTKINYPPIPVEQDANASPFSPMEIIGEIYGDGLGLLSWWAD, from the exons ATGTTTTGTCTCAGCTTAATCGAGCATAATTTGCCTTTGCCTCCACACTTACTTAACCGTCCTCTTCTTGATGCAATTAAGGAAGAACTTGAGAGGTTGTTTTTGGACAAG GTTCTCTCAAATTTGGGTCTTTGCATCTCTATCTATGACATTCGAGCAATAGAAGGTGGCTTTGTCTTCCCTGGTGATGGTTCTTCCACATATAAG GTCGTGTTTAGGCTAATTATGTTCCGACCATATGTTGGGGAGATTCTTTGCGGAAAGCTTAAAGCATCTGATGCCAATGGTTTGCATT TGTCTCTTGGGTTCTTTGATGACATAAAGGTTCCTGTGCACCTACTCCCACACAAAAGCAGAAT GGGAGATGATGGAATATGGATATGGGAACATGAGTGTGGAGACTTACCTATGGATTTAGATGAAGAG GTACATTTCCGGGTGACCAAAATTAATTATCCTCCCATTCCTGTGGAGCAAGATGCAAATGCAAGTCCCTTCTCTCCTATGGAGATTATT GGAGAGATCTATGGCGATGGTTTGGGACTTCTTTCTTGGTGGGCAGACTAA
- the LOC135673347 gene encoding uncharacterized protein LOC135673347 — MHSRLVFFGLLFVLLPDGRHFIPLPSSRSSLLHSPSADFLSPHTPSLSSHSPSHLKIHTHQYLKAASPPAATLRVVFTGGGTGGHIYPAIAIAEAIKDASPDAEILFIGSDAGLEAAAVPSAGFTLSTIPPARPSRPLLSPSNLLLPFRLILAVAASSRILRQFRPLVVVGTGGYVAAPVCLAAALSGIKIVIQEQNSHPGLVNRLAAPCAETIFVAFNACVKHFDRKKCLVYGNPVRVALRRYVSKAVARSHFFPKAGPKSGEDKAQVVLVLGGSCGAEAINIAVLNMYYEMLLQHKNRLIIWQTGADGFNEMESLVKVNRRLHLTPFLHEMDLAYAAADVVVSRSGAMTCTEILTTGKPSILIPLPNAADDHQTKNAYIMADIAGSKVLTEDELDSSSLEEAIDDILGNESLMAEMSERALSAARPDAASDIAQCILSLVNPSSSK; from the exons ATGC ACAGTAGACTGGTCTTCTTCGGCCTCCTCTTCGTCCTTCTCCCTGATGGCCGTCACTTCATCCCTCTTCCATCGTCCCGGTCTTCTCTTCTCCACTCTCCCAGTGCAGACTTCCTCTCCCCGCACACTCCTTCCTTGTCCTCTCATTCTCCCTCCCACCTCAAGATTCACACTCATCAATACCTCAAG GCTGCATCGCCGCCGGCGGCCACGCTGCGCGTCGTCTTCACAGGCGGCGGCACAGGGGGACACATCTACCCGGCGATCGCGATCGCCGAGGCGATCAAGGACGCCAGCCCCGACGCCGAAATCCTCTTCATCGGCTCCGACGCCGGCCTTGAGGCAGCCGCCGTCCCCTCCGCCGGCTTCACCCTCTCCACCATTCCCCCGGCGCGCCCCTCCCGACCCCTCCTCTCCCCCTCcaacctcctcctccccttccgcCTCATCCTCGCCGTCGCCGCTAGCTCCCGGATCCTCCGCCAGTTCCGGCCCCTCGTCGTCGTGGGCACCGGGGGGTACGTCGCCGCGCCTGTATGCCTCGCCGCCGCCTTGTCCGGCATCAAGATCGTCATCCAGGAGCAGAACAGCCACCCGGGGCTGGTGAACCGGCTGGCCGCGCCGTGCGCGGAGACGATCTTCGTTGCCTTCAATGCCTGCGTGAAGCATTTCGACCGTAAGAAGTGCTTGGTGTACGGAAACCCGGTGAGGGTCGCGCTGCGGCGATACGTCTCCAAGGCGGTGGCGCGGTCGCACTTCTTCCCCAAGGCGGGGCCGAAGAGCGGCGAGGACAAAGCGCAGGTCGTGCTCGTGCTAGGGGGCTCATGTGGGGCGGAAGCTATCAATATAGCGGTTCTCAACATGTACTACGAGATGTTGCTGCAGCACAAGAACAGGCTCATCATTTGGCAAACGGGAGCCGATGGCTTCAACGAAATGGAGAGTCTTGTTAAGGTGAACCGACGATTGCATCTTACACC GTTCCTGCATGAGATGGATTTGGCTTATGCTGCAGCTGACGTGGTTGTTTCTCGTTCTGGGGCGATGACTTGCACTGAGATCTTGACCACCGGAAAGCCATCGATTCTG ATACCATTACCTAATGCTGCAGATGATCATCAAACAAAGAATGCATACATTATGGCAGACATAGCAGGATCAAAGGTCCTTACGGAAGATGAGCTTGATTCTAGTAGTCTCGAAGAGGCAATTGATGATATTTTAG
- the LOC135619555 gene encoding uncharacterized protein LOC135619555 isoform X2, whose amino-acid sequence MFCLSLIEHNLPLPPHLLNRPLLDAIKEELERLFLDKVLSNLGLCISIYDIRAIEGGFVFPVSLGFFDDIKVPVHLLPHKSRMGDDGIWIWEHECGDLPMDLDEEVHFRVTKINYPPIPVEQDANASPFSPMEIIGEIYGDGLGLLSWWAD is encoded by the exons ATGTTTTGTCTCAGCTTAATCGAGCATAATTTGCCTTTGCCTCCACACTTACTTAACCGTCCTCTTCTTGATGCAATTAAGGAAGAACTTGAGAGGTTGTTTTTGGACAAG GTTCTCTCAAATTTGGGTCTTTGCATCTCTATCTATGACATTCGAGCAATAGAAGGTGGCTTTGTCTTCCCTG TGTCTCTTGGGTTCTTTGATGACATAAAGGTTCCTGTGCACCTACTCCCACACAAAAGCAGAAT GGGAGATGATGGAATATGGATATGGGAACATGAGTGTGGAGACTTACCTATGGATTTAGATGAAGAG GTACATTTCCGGGTGACCAAAATTAATTATCCTCCCATTCCTGTGGAGCAAGATGCAAATGCAAGTCCCTTCTCTCCTATGGAGATTATT GGAGAGATCTATGGCGATGGTTTGGGACTTCTTTCTTGGTGGGCAGACTAA